DNA sequence from the Leptolyngbya sp. SIO1E4 genome:
ACTGTTGGGGGTCGGCACTGGTAATGCCACAGCGCGCAGGGGGTGCTGTGGAGCCTCCAAGATCATGGCACGCATGGGCGATCGCTCCAATAAACTGCCCCATCACGACGATAGTTAAAGTGTAAGTTTAAGTCACCCTGCGCTAGTTAAGTAAGGTAAATTCAGCGATAGGAAATTCCCAAAAAATAGGAATTTGCTACTATACAAATTGAGGGTGTAGTTCATCCTCCTTCGACATAGAAAAAAGTGGCAACGCCTACCTGCAGGCAACGCTAAACAGGGATCTAGCAAGAGACTACTGTGTGAAGGGAAATGTAAGAACTACAGGCTCATCATTTAATTAGAAAGGTTCAGGAGGGAACCATTGAAAAACTCAATAAATATGGTTTAGCGGGTGTTGTTATGTATTAGCAATGCCCGTTAAATTTTTGCGCGACTCCACGTTTGCGCGACTCCACGTTTGCGTAACTCCATGCTTGCTAATTCAGTGGCCTTATGGGGCAGGGCAGGGTCTAGGATTTGGGGTCTAGGGTGCACTGCAACCGGATCTGACAGCCGTATGAGCATCTTGCTCACATGTGTACTTGAGTGAACTCACCTCATTATTCGGCAACATTCAATAGAGGGATAATGCAGACTAGGGGAGTATGGCTGAGTATTTAGGTGATGCGCTCTTGGCAAAAAAGGCTATCCCATAAATCCAACCAGCTCTTGCGGTACTGTCATCGGCGATGGCGTCAACAGACTGGTTTCATCAGGATTGTGATCATTCTGGTTGCTGTGGGGCTGAGCCTTCGTAGCGCAGTCTATCTGGTCCCCATACAGGGTGAAAACTTGGCCCAGGTCGATCAGGCTGTAGAGTTTCGCGATCGCAACTTTCGTCCCCTTGGCACTCTCCTCTCCCGCGATCAGGAGCATACGGCGGTTGTCCCGCTAGCGCAGGTGTCCCCTCACTTTCGCCACGCCATCCTTGCGGCTGAAGATCAGCGGTTTTACCAGCACGGGGCGGTAGATTTGCGTGCGGTTGTACGGGCCAGTTGGCAGGCCATTCAAGCCCGCCGTATTGTCAGCGGGGCTTCCACCATCACCATGCAGCTTGCCCGCATGGTTGATCCGGTTCCTCGTACTGCCTGGGGTAAAGCCCAACAGGTCTGGCAAGCCTGGCGGATCGCTGCAGGGATGAGCAAAGATGAAATCTTGGCCGCCTACGTTAACCGCTTACCCATGGGGGGCAACATTTACGGCGTCGAGGCTGCCGCGCGCGTCTACTTTGGGATTTCTGCAGCTGATCTGACCGTTGCCCAGGCCAGCTTACTGGCTGCTTTGCCGAACGCTCCCACCGCCCTCAACCCCTACACCCACTGGGATGACTTGAAGCAGCGACAGCGCTACGTCCTCGATCGCATGGTAGTGGATGGCTATCTCACCCCGCCCCAGGCAGATCGGGCTCACGCTCAGAACGTCACCCTCCAGCCTCCAGATCAGAGTCTGCCCACGGCTCCTCACTTCCTCTTTTGGCTTGTCGACACTCTCCCGCCCGATCACCCTGCCCAGGTGCAAACCAGCCTTGATGCTGATCTGCAGCGTTTCGTCGAAGCCCAGGTGCGGCAGGCTGTGCAGGGCTTGGTTCAACACCAGGTGCGCCACGCCGCCGCCCTCGTGATCCACAATGCGACCGGTGACGTGTTGGCCTACGTTGGTTCTCCGAGCTACTTTCTCCCTAACCAGGCAGGCCGCAACGATGGCGTGCAAGCGCTGCGTCAACCTGGCTCCACCCTCAAACCCTTTCTGTATCAGCTGGCGTTGGAGCAGGGCGTCATTCAGCCCAATACGATTTTGGCAGACGTGCCCACCCACTACCCGATTCCCGGTGCCCAACTCTACAGCCCTACCGACTTCAGCGACACCTTTCAAGGCCCCGTGCGCGTCCGTGCGGCCCTGGGCAATTCCCTCAATATCCCCGCCGTGCGCATCCTCGAACAAGTCGGCGTTTCTGATTTCCTCGATCGCCTCCACCAACTCGGGTTCAAACATCTCGACCAATCCCCCGACTACTATGGCCTCGGCCTTGCCCTGGGCAGCGGCGAAGTCACCCTGTGGGAACTGGCCCAAGCCTATCTAACCCTTGCTCACCAAGGCGATTCCACCATTTCCCTCTCCCCGCTCAAATTGAACACGCTGCCCGACATAGAACCGCCCTCGACTAACCACCCTCCCACTTCCCCACTCCCTAGCTCCTCCACCCTCCCACTCTCCACTTCCCCCACCTGGCCGCTCATCACCCACATGCTCTCCGACGCCCACGCGCGCGCAACCGCCTTCGGCGTCGACTCTGTCCTCAACCTGCCCTTCCCAGCAGCGGTGAAAACCGGCACCTCTTCTGACTTCCGCGACACTTGGACAGTCGGCTTCACAACGGACTACACCGTCGCGACCTGGGTCGGCAACTTTGATGGGGCGCCGATGCGGGAAGTCTCCGGCGTGACCGGGGCAGCGCCCCTCTGGCATCGGATTATGGTGCATCTACATGAGCAGGATGAGCCAGGACAATTACCGCCTCCTGCTGGCATGGTGAAGCGACCTATCTGTGCATTGACTGGGCAAAAACCGACGCCCGATTGTGCTGCAGTGGTGCAGGAATATTTCTTTCCAGAAGACTTGATGGCCTATGAAAGCGGCAAATCTGAAGCCACCGTGACAAGCAGTCAACTACAGACGGACTCAACGGCAAACGCTACCGGGCTCCACATTGTCTCCCCTAAGACGGGGAGTCGGTTTTTGCTCTACCCGTCTTCTGAGCAGGAGAATGATCAGCGACTGAAGTTTGCGATCGCCCCTTCCGCCCCCACAAGTCCTATCGAATGGCGACTCAATGGTGAACCCCTAGATGCCTCTGGCGAACCCTCACTATTGTGGCCTATGCGTCCAGGCCGCTGGACGCTGGCGGTGCAAAGCGGCCACCAGCAAGATCAGGTGCAATTTGAAGTGGAATTGGCGGCCGATCACCCTGCCCGCCGGGGATTTTCAGTCAGGTCAGAGTAGTGAAGTCTTTTCTGATTTATGAGGCATGTTGCAACGTTTGTAGGGTTGGGGATCGCACTGTTGGGGCCACCGATGATGGCTGCCCTAACCCCACGACTCTTGCGCGGGTTGTCTGCAACAAAAGCTAACCTTCTGGGTCAACTGGGGCTTTGGTGCCTGGGTGGGCTGATTGTAAACATCACCCTTTTCTGGGAGCAACGACCCTTGTCCTCATTGGGGCTGATCCGTCCCACTTGGCAGACGTTCCTGTGGGGGGCGATCATCGCTGCAGGGCTGCTTTATGTTGTCAGCCCTGTGGGTGCCTGGCTGGTTGGCTGGTTGAGGCTGCCTGATTTTGAATCTGGGCTATCAAAGCTCAGGGATATTCCAGCCAGTGTTCTCTTGTTGGGGGCACTCTCAGCGGGAGTGGTTGAAGAACTGCTCTATCGTGGCTATGCCATAGAGCGTCTTTCAGAACTGACGGGGCACCGGGTTTGGCTGGGGGCACTCCTGTCTCTTTTAAGTTTTGCCCTGGCTCACTGGCCGTTTTGGGGCCTCGGGTCAGTTGTATTCACGTTCATTGGGGGGAGTTGCCTGACGCTGCTGTACGTCTGGAAACGAGATCTCGGGGCCAATATGTTGGCCCACACGCTGACTGCAATTGTTCAGTTATTGGCAATTTCTAATACTTAGAATATTTATTGCACCTGAAGTGCTAGTTAGAACAATCAGATTTCCTGGAGTCCTTATGCAGCAAAATAGGGAGTAGACTCTACTTAATTCGACTGCATGTCGCTCTATGTTTGAGAGAGTATGTTTGAGAGAGAATGACTCTTTTTTACTGGAATATAAAGTTTGAAAATTTGGTTTGAACGAAGCGATTTTCACACTCATTTCCATCAGAGATTGCGGACTCGATATACTGGAACGTAGCGCCTTTCTTACACTATTTGCGAGGCATACCCTGTGATAACAGAGTTGACTCAACATCAGTTTTACCCTGAAAGCCCGTTCGATCTTTTCACCCTGAAGTTGCAGGGGACGCCCATTGAAATTGGTGAAGATCTGGCGAGGGTTGCGTGCGAGCGTCATCGGGTAGACCCGACTGCAATCTCCGACTCTGCTTTACAGACAAAACAGACGCTTGTATCTCGCTACTGTCCTGCTCTCGTTGATAGAGCTGCAGGTGTTTCTAATGTCTTGGACCGCGATCTGCAATCCTTTGATCCCTATTCGCTTTCTTTGGTTGAAACACCTCCCCCCTTCGCCTGCTCCGCCGCCTTTATCGGTGAACACAATGGGGGCCTGCTGTTGCGAAATTTCGACTTTACCTTACACTCATTTCCCGAGCTTCTGGGGGCCAAGGTTTCGGGGGTAAGGCCCATGGTCGATCCGATTTATCTCATGACGATCGCCCCAAAGGAGGGGTTTCGAAGCATCGCCGTGGTCTCCATGGATCTCTTTACAGGTGCATTTGATGGCATCAACGATCGCGGGTTTTGTGTGGCTCTGCTTGCTCTGAGTAATGGGACAAGGCAAATTGCAGATGCGCGTTTTGACGCCTTTGACGAGAGCGCTATCCCGCGCATCTTGCTTGAAAGCTGCGAAACCGTTGAAGAGGCAATTGCGCTCTTTTCCGAGATGCCGAAGCAGACCCTGTTTATCCCGTGTCACTACATTGTCGGCGATCGTAACGGGAATGCTGCGGTGCTGGAATGGAACGAGGCGTCGGGGGTTGGCATTGCTCGGCGGGAGAAATTGCAGCCGCTCCTCTGCACCAATCACTACCTTTCGCCGCTGCGCCATTCTGCACCGGAGGAGGGGCACGAGGCGGAATCGAAGCAACGGCTTGCGACCTTGGAGGCCCACCTTCCCCAATGCTCAGATGACGATGAGGGCCTTTGGAACGCTGCCGAGACGGTGCGACAGAACGCGGTGGGCGATGATGGGTCGGTTATCGGCGGAACGCTTTGGACAGCTCTGTACCGCACCCAATTGCCAGGCTTGGATGTCCGCTTTCTGATGCAAACTAGAGGCGCAGGCCCTGTGTATTCCCAGAAGTACTCCGTCCGATTCGATTAGGCGTCTCTGCTTGAGAGATTCGGTAAGATACCTTTGTTC
Encoded proteins:
- a CDS encoding CPBP family intramembrane metalloprotease, which encodes MAALTPRLLRGLSATKANLLGQLGLWCLGGLIVNITLFWEQRPLSSLGLIRPTWQTFLWGAIIAAGLLYVVSPVGAWLVGWLRLPDFESGLSKLRDIPASVLLLGALSAGVVEELLYRGYAIERLSELTGHRVWLGALLSLLSFALAHWPFWGLGSVVFTFIGGSCLTLLYVWKRDLGANMLAHTLTAIVQLLAISNT
- a CDS encoding linear amide C-N hydrolase produces the protein MITELTQHQFYPESPFDLFTLKLQGTPIEIGEDLARVACERHRVDPTAISDSALQTKQTLVSRYCPALVDRAAGVSNVLDRDLQSFDPYSLSLVETPPPFACSAAFIGEHNGGLLLRNFDFTLHSFPELLGAKVSGVRPMVDPIYLMTIAPKEGFRSIAVVSMDLFTGAFDGINDRGFCVALLALSNGTRQIADARFDAFDESAIPRILLESCETVEEAIALFSEMPKQTLFIPCHYIVGDRNGNAAVLEWNEASGVGIARREKLQPLLCTNHYLSPLRHSAPEEGHEAESKQRLATLEAHLPQCSDDDEGLWNAAETVRQNAVGDDGSVIGGTLWTALYRTQLPGLDVRFLMQTRGAGPVYSQKYSVRFD
- the pbpC gene encoding penicillin-binding protein 1C, whose amino-acid sequence is MRSWQKRLSHKSNQLLRYCHRRWRQQTGFIRIVIILVAVGLSLRSAVYLVPIQGENLAQVDQAVEFRDRNFRPLGTLLSRDQEHTAVVPLAQVSPHFRHAILAAEDQRFYQHGAVDLRAVVRASWQAIQARRIVSGASTITMQLARMVDPVPRTAWGKAQQVWQAWRIAAGMSKDEILAAYVNRLPMGGNIYGVEAAARVYFGISAADLTVAQASLLAALPNAPTALNPYTHWDDLKQRQRYVLDRMVVDGYLTPPQADRAHAQNVTLQPPDQSLPTAPHFLFWLVDTLPPDHPAQVQTSLDADLQRFVEAQVRQAVQGLVQHQVRHAAALVIHNATGDVLAYVGSPSYFLPNQAGRNDGVQALRQPGSTLKPFLYQLALEQGVIQPNTILADVPTHYPIPGAQLYSPTDFSDTFQGPVRVRAALGNSLNIPAVRILEQVGVSDFLDRLHQLGFKHLDQSPDYYGLGLALGSGEVTLWELAQAYLTLAHQGDSTISLSPLKLNTLPDIEPPSTNHPPTSPLPSSSTLPLSTSPTWPLITHMLSDAHARATAFGVDSVLNLPFPAAVKTGTSSDFRDTWTVGFTTDYTVATWVGNFDGAPMREVSGVTGAAPLWHRIMVHLHEQDEPGQLPPPAGMVKRPICALTGQKPTPDCAAVVQEYFFPEDLMAYESGKSEATVTSSQLQTDSTANATGLHIVSPKTGSRFLLYPSSEQENDQRLKFAIAPSAPTSPIEWRLNGEPLDASGEPSLLWPMRPGRWTLAVQSGHQQDQVQFEVELAADHPARRGFSVRSE